The nucleotide sequence TCTGAGCGAACGCGACCGCAGCGCCGCAGAACGCATTGTTCGCCGTGTGCGCATTCGTTCTTCCAACATCGAGGGTCTCACAAAGGAAAAAACCATCCTGCAGTCCCTGAACATCGTGGACAATATCAATTCATCGATCAACGACCCGGAAAGCCCGGACCGTTTTGAAATGGGTTTCTTTTTGCCAGAAGGCTTGTGCCTGTCATTGAAGAAGTGCCTGAATGGGGGCGATGATGAAGACGGAAGCTTCTTCCCTCTCAGTCTGGGCTTTTCGTTCAAGATCAGATTCTAAAGACGGGGGCCCGGGTCCGGGCTGTGGGGCACTTCGATCATGGAAAAAACGCTATCCCAGGATTCAGTTCGAATATAGAAGAGCTCATAGCCCCCTGCGGCAATTTTCCATTGACAGCGCCCCCTCCCGGCCTCTATTTAAGGGCCACTCAGGAGATCTAAGATGAAGAAATTATTGGTTTTTGCCTTGTTGGCAGCCAGTCCTGCATTCGCCGGCCGTGTTGATGAAATCCAGATCATGACCACCGAAGATGTCGAGTTCACTCTGAATCTTTGGCAGAACCGCGAAAGCTATCAGATCACCTACCAGAACTTCACCACCCCGTCCGAAGGTCACGATCTGGCCGTTCAGACAAAACTGGTTGTGAACACCGCAAACCAAGGAAACCAAGAGTGGACATGTGTCACTCAATTCGTTAAAACTCCTAGGTTCTTTGAGATTACTAAAACAGTTTGTCATTAATAAACAAGGAGACATCATGTCTATCGAACAAACATTCTCTATCATCAAACCAAATGCCATGAAGAAAAACGCTATCGGCGATATCGTGAGCATGTTCGAAGCTAACGGCTTGAAAATCGCTGCTGCGAAAATCACCGTTCTTACAACTGCAAAAGCTGAAGAGTTCTACGCTGAACACAAAGCTCGTCCATTCTTCGGTGAGCTTGTGTCCTTCATGACTTCCGGTCCGGTTAT is from Bdellovibrio bacteriovorus str. Tiberius and encodes:
- the ndk gene encoding nucleoside-diphosphate kinase, with product MSIEQTFSIIKPNAMKKNAIGDIVSMFEANGLKIAAAKITVLTTAKAEEFYAEHKARPFFGELVSFMTSGPVMLMCLQGEGAVLKNREIMGATDPKKANAGTVRAKFGDNVGENAVHGSDSPESAARELALFFEKHEICNA